A portion of the Citrobacter rodentium NBRC 105723 = DSM 16636 genome contains these proteins:
- the fhuB gene encoding Fe(3+)-hydroxamate ABC transporter permease FhuB, translating into MSKRIALLPASLLALLFFVAAGLSWTNLSVALPRSQWQQALWSPDIDSIGQMIFYYSLLPRLVISLLVGAGLGLVGVLFQQVLRNPLAEPTTLGVATGAQLGVTVTTLWAIPGMMAAQFAALAGACIVGALVFGVAWGKRLSPVTLILAGLVVSLYCGAVNQLLVLFHHDQLQSMFLWSTGTLTQTDWSGVQRLWPQLLGGVVLTLLLLRPLTLMGLDDGVARNLGLALSLARLAALTLAIVLSALLVNAVGIIGFIGLFAPLLAKMLGARRLLARLMLAPLIGALILWLSDQIILWLSRVWMEVSTGSVTALIGAPLLLWLLPRLRSMSAPDMNVSNRVATERRHVAGYALAGLIILLLGAWVALSLGRDVHGWSWASGALLDELMPWRWPRILAALIAGVMLAVAGCIIQRLTGNPMASPEVLGISSGAAFGVVLMLFLVPGDAFGWLLPAGSLGAAATLLVIMIAAGRGGFSPQRMLLAGMALSTAFTMLLMMLQASGDPRMASVLTWISGSTYNASGEQALRTGIVMVILLALTPLCRRWLTILTLGGDTARAVGMALTPSRIGLLLLAASLTATATMTIGPLSFVGLMAPHIARMLGFRRTMPHIVMSGLVGGLLLVFADWCGRMVLFPYQIPAGILSTFIGAPYFIYLLRKQSR; encoded by the coding sequence GTGAGTAAGCGTATTGCTCTTCTCCCGGCTTCCCTGCTGGCGCTGTTGTTTTTCGTCGCGGCAGGCTTAAGCTGGACGAATCTTTCCGTCGCGCTGCCGCGCAGCCAGTGGCAGCAGGCGCTGTGGTCGCCGGATATCGATAGCATCGGGCAGATGATATTCTACTACAGCCTGCTGCCGCGGCTGGTTATCTCCCTGCTGGTGGGGGCCGGGCTGGGGCTGGTGGGCGTGCTGTTTCAGCAGGTGCTGCGTAATCCGCTGGCGGAGCCGACGACGCTCGGCGTGGCGACCGGCGCGCAGCTTGGCGTCACGGTCACGACGCTGTGGGCGATTCCGGGCATGATGGCGGCGCAGTTTGCCGCGCTGGCCGGAGCGTGCATCGTCGGCGCGCTGGTGTTTGGCGTCGCGTGGGGCAAACGGCTGTCGCCCGTCACCCTCATTCTCGCGGGGCTGGTGGTAAGCCTGTACTGCGGGGCGGTTAATCAGCTGTTGGTGTTGTTTCATCACGATCAGCTGCAAAGCATGTTCCTGTGGAGTACCGGCACGCTGACGCAAACCGACTGGAGCGGCGTACAGCGACTGTGGCCGCAGCTGCTCGGCGGCGTGGTGCTCACGCTGCTGCTGTTACGTCCGTTGACCTTAATGGGGCTGGATGACGGCGTGGCGCGTAATCTTGGACTGGCGCTGTCGCTGGCGCGGCTGGCGGCATTGACGCTGGCGATTGTGCTCAGCGCGCTGCTGGTCAACGCCGTCGGGATTATCGGCTTTATCGGCCTGTTCGCGCCGCTGCTGGCGAAAATGCTCGGCGCGCGGCGTCTGCTGGCCCGGCTGATGTTGGCGCCGCTGATTGGCGCGCTGATCCTCTGGCTTTCCGATCAGATCATACTCTGGCTGAGCCGCGTGTGGATGGAGGTTTCTACCGGTTCGGTTACCGCGCTGATTGGCGCGCCGTTGCTGCTATGGCTGCTGCCGCGCTTACGCAGTATGAGCGCGCCGGATATGAACGTCAGCAACCGTGTGGCCACAGAGCGTCGCCACGTGGCGGGATACGCCCTGGCTGGACTCATTATCCTGTTGCTTGGCGCCTGGGTTGCGCTTTCGCTGGGGCGCGACGTGCACGGCTGGAGCTGGGCGAGCGGCGCGTTGCTGGACGAACTGATGCCGTGGCGCTGGCCGCGCATCCTGGCGGCGCTGATCGCCGGGGTGATGCTGGCGGTGGCGGGCTGTATTATTCAGCGCCTGACCGGTAACCCGATGGCGAGTCCGGAAGTGCTGGGGATTAGCTCCGGCGCGGCGTTCGGCGTGGTGCTGATGCTGTTTCTGGTGCCGGGGGATGCGTTTGGTTGGCTGCTGCCTGCCGGGAGCCTTGGCGCGGCAGCCACGCTGCTGGTCATTATGATCGCCGCCGGACGCGGCGGCTTTTCGCCTCAGCGTATGCTGCTGGCGGGGATGGCGCTCAGCACCGCTTTTACCATGCTGTTGATGATGTTGCAGGCGAGCGGCGATCCGCGGATGGCGAGCGTACTGACCTGGATCTCCGGTTCGACCTATAACGCTTCCGGAGAACAGGCGCTGCGCACCGGTATTGTGATGGTGATTCTGCTGGCGCTGACGCCGCTGTGCCGTCGCTGGCTGACGATCTTAACGCTGGGCGGCGATACCGCGCGGGCGGTCGGTATGGCGCTGACTCCGTCACGTATTGGCCTGTTGCTGCTGGCGGCCAGTCTGACCGCCACGGCGACGATGACCATCGGACCGCTGAGCTTCGTCGGGCTGATGGCGCCGCACATCGCGCGAATGCTCGGTTTTCGCCGTACCATGCCGCATATCGTAATGTCGGGATTAGTGGGGGGCCTGCTGCTGGTCTTCGCCGACTGGTGCGGCAGAATGGTGCTGTTCCCGTATCAGATCCCGGCCGGGATCCTGTCGACCTTTATCGGCGCGCCGTATTTTATTTATCTGCTGCGGAAGCAGAGCCGTTAA